The genomic stretch GGAAGGACAAAACCGAGGATGCCCCGACCGCCGGCAGCATCTCCATCAGCTCCTAGGAACGCCCCATGCACAAACGTTTCGAGGGCCTGGAGGAAAATTTCCGATTCCTGATTCTTGAAGTCCAGAATCAGATCAAGGCCACCTTTGAATTTCTCCTGGCGCCCACGCCCGCGACGTATGACAAAATCTTCAGCAAGGACGACTATATCGACAATCTGAAGAACGTCATCGAGAATAAATGCTTCACCACACTGAACCAGACCCACCTCAGTCCGGACGAAATCAAGTATCTGCGGGCCGTGCATGTCATGGCCATCAATCTGGAGCGTATTGGCGACTACTGCGTGAACATCGCCAAGCAGATGGGCTATCTGTCCACGCCGCGCTTTCTGGAGAATTTCGATTACAAGGACAGCTTTTGCAAAATCCACGACACGATCCAGGATATCCTGCCCGTGCTGCGCAAGGCCAATCTGTCCGGAGCCCTGGCCATCTGTCGCATGGAGGACGAGCTGGACTCCATGTACAAGCAGAATTTCGACAAGATCATGATCC from Deltaproteobacteria bacterium encodes the following:
- a CDS encoding PhoU family transcriptional regulator; this encodes MHKRFEGLEENFRFLILEVQNQIKATFEFLLAPTPATYDKIFSKDDYIDNLKNVIENKCFTTLNQTHLSPDEIKYLRAVHVMAINLERIGDYCVNIAKQMGYLSTPRFLENFDYKDSFCKIHDTIQDILPVLRKANLSGALAICRMEDELDSMYKQNFDKIMIHLRIGRNVEDHITSLFIIRYMERIGDSLLNIGEALLFVIIGERIKIQQFQALERNLRTSGLKGEVTDVDFQGIWGSRSGCRIARVEEKKSPDARDS